One Methylomonas sp. LL1 DNA window includes the following coding sequences:
- a CDS encoding Maf family protein yields the protein MTPQIVLASASPRRSELLTQIGIRHLIKAVDIDESPWPHESPLAYVERVATEKSAACRALLQDNLPVLAADTSVVCDGLIMGKPDNLEHAFAMLGRLSGRSHQVYSAVSLRGDHHWQAVSVSEVRFRPLSQAEIVAYWHTGEPCDKAGAYAIQGLASIFIESITGSFSGVMGLPLFETAQLLAKQGIKVIA from the coding sequence ATGACACCACAGATTGTGCTTGCCTCCGCCTCTCCTCGCCGCAGTGAATTACTGACTCAGATCGGCATTCGCCATTTGATCAAGGCGGTGGATATAGACGAAAGTCCTTGGCCGCATGAATCGCCCTTGGCTTATGTGGAGCGGGTGGCAACGGAAAAATCGGCGGCTTGCCGGGCATTATTGCAGGATAATCTGCCGGTTTTAGCCGCCGATACCAGCGTGGTCTGCGACGGTCTGATCATGGGCAAACCGGATAATCTTGAGCATGCCTTCGCCATGCTTGGCCGCTTGTCCGGCCGCAGCCATCAGGTCTATAGCGCGGTATCGCTACGCGGCGATCATCATTGGCAGGCGGTCAGCGTCAGCGAGGTCAGATTCAGGCCCTTGAGTCAGGCGGAAATCGTTGCCTACTGGCACACCGGCGAGCCGTGTGACAAGGCCGGTGCTTACGCCATTCAAGGCTTGGCCAGTATTTTTATCGAATCGATTACGGGCAGTTTTTCCGGCGTGATGGGCTTGCCGCTGTTTGAAACCGCACAACTATTAGCCAAACAAGGGATTAAAGTCATCGCATGA
- a CDS encoding YhdP family protein, whose protein sequence is MIHHLTRATRHLLFWSLIAAAILLSVVRIFLADIEDYQAALEQKIRLTTDLPIRIGTMEAGMRGFNPEVILRGISIEAADPRNKPDIQLREIRLGIDFMDLLLTRDLLSSSRVTLVGAKVSLIRNLDGSLIVKGLQASDEQPLWLLRGGKYEILDSEITWQDLKRHGEAVHFDRFDLVLKNHYFDKSHEVHLTSKLPRHYGDSLRISALLKGNIFEGKDIEGQLYIEGSDLQAGPLITGDLPLGLNLQSGAGDIRLWSFWRNSSPYQVAGYIQAQQLKISKNQGKPLAMDTFEASFTWSDNDGRWRLAGYDVNIFANHQRWPDGAFYLQLDAQENLSAVIKQLDLPAAMLLAPLVMPADNDYSEWLALNPKGRLRDVSVYVDKGFQQYAASGKFDQLGNQQFEAMPKLQNLSGQFSVTHDYGQIILDSQNAQFDAPNWFRNAIDIKRLHGTLHWWQTADAWQFFSQGLAADSADFATVSNLNLLLPKSDASPVLDLRTKFGQFNDISQAPKYLPAKIMDEGAVDWLDHAFIFGQVNQGELVVNGALDQFPFANGPGRFETVFVIENGELQFNEEWPHLRDLYADVRFWGEDLQVAIAEGGSEKVEIDQALVTIPALADSEHVYVWGQVHSKIMNSLAFLQKSPLRQKIDPIAKLINSEGDARVDLDLKIPYAETEPVKVNVDAHLNGAQLTVKPINLRVDGIKGILNFTEERIGSTRIDARTLGYPVQGHLSSDDQATYLAIEGITSVEMLEKQFALLHHDSVNGAFSYNARLTLPYQTQLPGLLSITTGLKGVSIEGLTGLTKSPNEEKPLSLDFQFDDTAKLPLELHYSDQLQALFLIDKNRDTLHSAHIVFGPGQAYRFEPVGLKLDVRQPVFNLSQALAAFSASDKAKQLEAREVNIDTDQLIWQGRELGAFQSRLRHLNQSWQGSIDSAMAKGRFIIPDQLGGNNRINLDMDFLNLSAMDKFSLEAADEVVTDLPLIDIQSKQLWWRSVELGALKLQTERLINGIHFKKVQLHGPKSKIDLTADWLKQLTGTTTQIKGKLQADDFGEFLSQLGFTDDIKETTADISFKGDWRGGPHQFGLDRLNGQLQIDLKDGRISSIEPGFGRLLGLIAMEQWVKRLSLDFSDVYRQGLAFDQIKGRYKIKDGMAFTDDLTVDAVAATFNLAGFVNLADKTLDQRVAVVPKSSGAVPIAGTIVGGIASIITQVVTDDYKEGYFFGSQYQLSGAWGNVQVTPLHDEDGLLNKTWRGLTDFGWLTD, encoded by the coding sequence GTGATTCATCATCTGACCCGCGCTACCCGTCATTTATTGTTTTGGTCGCTGATTGCGGCCGCGATTTTATTGAGCGTGGTGCGAATTTTTCTGGCCGATATAGAAGATTATCAGGCCGCGCTCGAACAAAAAATCCGCCTGACCACCGATCTTCCGATTCGTATCGGTACCATGGAAGCCGGCATGCGCGGCTTCAATCCCGAAGTGATACTCAGAGGGATCAGCATCGAGGCGGCCGATCCGCGTAATAAGCCGGATATCCAGCTGCGGGAAATTCGGCTCGGTATCGATTTCATGGATTTGCTGCTGACCCGCGACCTGCTATCGTCCAGCCGAGTGACGCTGGTGGGGGCCAAGGTCAGCCTGATTCGCAATCTGGACGGCAGTTTGATTGTCAAGGGATTGCAGGCCAGTGACGAACAGCCGTTGTGGTTGTTACGGGGTGGAAAATACGAAATTCTGGACAGCGAAATTACCTGGCAAGATTTGAAGCGTCATGGCGAAGCCGTGCATTTCGATCGTTTCGATTTGGTGTTGAAAAACCATTATTTCGACAAAAGCCACGAAGTGCATTTAACCAGCAAGTTACCTCGGCATTATGGCGACAGTCTGCGCATTTCCGCCCTGCTCAAGGGCAATATTTTCGAAGGCAAGGACATCGAAGGCCAGCTTTACATTGAGGGCAGCGACCTGCAAGCCGGCCCGTTGATCACCGGCGACTTGCCGCTAGGTTTGAATCTGCAATCGGGCGCCGGCGACATCCGGCTTTGGAGCTTTTGGCGAAATTCCAGCCCTTACCAAGTGGCCGGTTATATTCAGGCCCAACAGCTCAAAATCAGCAAAAATCAGGGCAAGCCGCTGGCGATGGATACCTTTGAAGCTAGCTTCACCTGGAGCGATAACGATGGGCGTTGGCGGCTGGCGGGCTATGACGTCAACATCTTCGCCAATCATCAACGTTGGCCTGACGGGGCGTTTTATCTACAACTGGATGCGCAAGAAAACCTATCCGCCGTCATCAAGCAACTGGATTTACCGGCGGCCATGCTGCTAGCTCCGCTGGTGATGCCGGCCGATAACGATTACAGCGAGTGGTTGGCGCTGAATCCCAAGGGCCGTCTGCGGGATGTCAGTGTCTATGTCGACAAGGGTTTTCAGCAATATGCCGCCAGCGGTAAATTCGACCAACTGGGTAATCAACAGTTTGAAGCAATGCCGAAATTGCAAAATCTGAGCGGACAATTCAGCGTCACTCACGATTACGGCCAAATTATATTAGACAGTCAAAATGCCCAATTCGACGCGCCGAACTGGTTCAGAAATGCCATCGACATCAAACGCTTGCACGGCACGCTGCATTGGTGGCAAACGGCCGATGCCTGGCAGTTTTTTAGTCAAGGGTTGGCGGCCGACAGCGCCGATTTTGCCACGGTCAGCAATCTGAACTTGCTGTTGCCCAAGTCCGATGCTTCACCGGTGCTCGATTTGCGCACGAAGTTTGGACAGTTTAACGACATCAGCCAAGCGCCTAAATATTTACCGGCCAAAATCATGGACGAGGGCGCGGTCGACTGGTTGGACCATGCTTTCATCTTTGGCCAGGTCAATCAAGGCGAGCTGGTTGTCAACGGTGCGTTGGATCAATTTCCGTTCGCCAACGGGCCGGGACGATTCGAAACCGTGTTCGTCATCGAAAACGGCGAGCTGCAATTCAACGAAGAGTGGCCGCATCTGCGCGATTTGTATGCCGATGTGCGGTTTTGGGGCGAGGACCTGCAGGTGGCGATAGCGGAAGGCGGCAGTGAAAAGGTCGAGATCGATCAGGCTTTGGTCACCATTCCGGCCTTGGCCGATAGCGAGCATGTCTATGTCTGGGGACAGGTCCACTCAAAAATCATGAACAGCCTGGCTTTTTTGCAAAAATCCCCGCTAAGGCAAAAGATAGATCCCATAGCTAAACTGATCAACAGCGAAGGCGATGCCCGCGTCGATCTGGATTTAAAAATTCCTTACGCCGAGACCGAACCGGTCAAGGTCAATGTTGATGCACATCTAAATGGCGCGCAATTAACCGTCAAGCCGATTAATTTAAGAGTGGACGGCATCAAGGGGATTTTGAATTTCACCGAAGAGCGTATCGGTAGCACTCGCATCGATGCCCGCACCTTGGGTTATCCGGTCCAGGGCCATTTGAGTAGTGACGACCAAGCGACCTATTTGGCTATCGAAGGTATAACTAGCGTCGAGATGCTGGAAAAACAATTCGCTCTTTTGCACCATGACAGCGTCAATGGCGCATTTTCTTATAACGCCCGCCTGACGCTACCTTACCAAACTCAGTTGCCGGGCTTGTTGAGTATAACCACCGGATTAAAAGGCGTCAGCATCGAGGGTTTGACGGGGCTGACCAAAAGCCCGAACGAGGAGAAGCCGCTAAGCCTGGATTTTCAATTCGACGATACGGCGAAATTACCACTGGAACTGCACTATAGCGACCAATTACAGGCTTTGTTTTTGATCGATAAAAATCGCGACACGCTGCATTCGGCGCATATCGTATTCGGTCCGGGCCAGGCTTATCGCTTTGAACCCGTGGGTCTAAAACTGGATGTGAGGCAGCCCGTTTTTAATCTCTCTCAAGCGCTAGCCGCTTTCAGCGCGAGTGACAAAGCCAAGCAACTTGAAGCTAGAGAAGTTAATATCGATACCGACCAATTGATCTGGCAAGGCCGGGAACTGGGGGCATTCCAATCGCGCCTGCGGCATCTTAATCAGAGCTGGCAAGGCAGTATCGATAGCGCGATGGCCAAGGGGCGTTTCATTATTCCGGATCAGCTTGGCGGCAACAATCGCATCAACCTGGATATGGATTTTCTTAACCTTTCGGCCATGGATAAATTCAGTCTCGAGGCAGCCGACGAGGTTGTGACCGATTTACCGTTGATCGACATCCAGAGCAAACAATTATGGTGGCGATCGGTGGAGCTAGGGGCGCTTAAATTGCAGACCGAGCGCTTGATCAATGGTATTCATTTCAAGAAAGTTCAATTGCACGGTCCAAAAAGCAAAATCGATCTGACGGCCGACTGGCTCAAACAGTTGACGGGCACGACAACTCAAATCAAAGGTAAGTTGCAAGCCGATGATTTCGGCGAGTTTCTATCTCAATTGGGATTTACCGACGATATTAAGGAAACCACGGCCGACATCAGTTTCAAGGGCGATTGGCGAGGCGGGCCGCATCAATTTGGTTTGGATAGACTGAATGGCCAATTGCAGATCGACCTGAAGGATGGGCGTATTTCCAGTATCGAGCCCGGCTTTGGCCGTTTGTTGGGATTAATCGCGATGGAACAGTGGGTCAAGCGGTTGAGTCTGGATTTCAGCGATGTCTATCGGCAGGGATTGGCTTTCGATCAAATCAAGGGCCGGTATAAAATCAAGGATGGGATGGCATTTACCGACGATCTGACAGTGGACGCGGTGGCTGCAACCTTTAATTTGGCGGGTTTCGTCAATCTGGCCGACAAGACGCTGGATCAGCGGGTCGCCGTAGTGCCCAAGAGTTCCGGCGCGGTGCCCATTGCTGGTACAATCGTGGGAGGTATCGCCAGTATCATCACCCAGGTGGTGACCGATGATTATAAAGAGGGCTATTTTTTCGGCTCGCAATATCAGTTGTCGGGTGCCTGGGGCAACGTCCAGGTCACGCCCTTGCATGACGAGGATGGTTTGCTGAATAAAACCTGGCGTGGACTAACTGATTTCGGCTGGCTCACTGATTGA
- the rng gene encoding ribonuclease G: MSEEILINVTPPETRVAVIENGVLQELIIERVRQKGLVGNIYKGEVCRVLPGMQAAFIDIGLDKAAFLHLSDFNSQELAGGSDNIEHYLKEGQKIVVQVTKDPLGNKGARLTTDISIPSRYQVYMPYAANSGVSQRIECEEERVRLRACIESYLQKHTVPGGFIARTAAECVEDVILYSDMTFLHKLWESILDKSKKAKVKSLIHEDLPLSVRTLRDLYKEGIEKVRVDSKETFLRLVEFAETFVPEIVSVIEHYSGERPVFDIYNVEDEISKALDRKVKLKSGGHLVFDQTESMTTVDVNTGGYVGGRNLEETIFKTNLEAAQTISRQLRLRNLGGIIIIDFIDMQSDDHKKQVLTALQRNLDKDHAKTKITEVSALGLVEMTRKRTRESLEHILCEPCSTCGGRGVLKTAESICLEIFREIIRVVRQYSVQQILVLASEQVVEMLLDEEADMLAELEVFLKVAIKIRAESEYNQEHYDVVLL, encoded by the coding sequence ATGAGTGAAGAAATATTAATTAACGTCACGCCGCCGGAAACCCGGGTGGCGGTGATCGAAAACGGCGTATTGCAGGAATTGATCATCGAGCGCGTGCGCCAGAAAGGCCTGGTTGGCAATATTTACAAGGGCGAGGTCTGCCGGGTTTTGCCCGGAATGCAGGCAGCGTTTATCGACATCGGTCTGGACAAGGCGGCCTTTTTGCATTTATCCGATTTCAACAGCCAGGAGTTGGCCGGCGGATCGGACAATATCGAACATTATTTGAAGGAAGGCCAAAAGATCGTGGTGCAGGTTACCAAGGACCCCTTGGGTAATAAGGGCGCTCGCCTGACCACCGACATTTCGATACCGTCCCGCTATCAGGTCTACATGCCTTATGCCGCGAATTCCGGCGTATCGCAACGCATAGAGTGCGAGGAAGAGCGGGTAAGGCTTAGGGCCTGTATCGAGAGCTATTTGCAAAAGCACACGGTGCCCGGCGGCTTCATCGCCCGTACCGCCGCCGAATGCGTGGAAGACGTGATTCTGTATTCCGACATGACCTTTTTGCACAAGCTGTGGGAATCGATCCTGGACAAGAGCAAAAAGGCCAAGGTCAAATCCCTGATCCACGAGGACTTGCCGCTCAGCGTGCGCACCTTGCGCGATTTGTACAAGGAAGGCATCGAAAAAGTCCGGGTCGATTCCAAGGAAACCTTTTTACGCCTGGTGGAGTTCGCCGAAACCTTCGTGCCGGAAATCGTCTCGGTGATCGAGCATTATTCCGGCGAGCGGCCGGTGTTCGACATCTACAACGTCGAGGACGAAATCAGCAAGGCGCTGGACCGCAAGGTCAAGCTCAAGTCCGGCGGCCATCTAGTGTTCGATCAGACCGAATCGATGACCACGGTCGATGTCAACACCGGCGGCTATGTCGGTGGCCGTAATCTGGAAGAAACCATCTTCAAGACTAATCTGGAGGCGGCGCAGACCATTTCCAGGCAACTGCGGCTGCGAAATCTGGGCGGCATTATCATCATTGATTTCATCGATATGCAGAGCGATGACCATAAGAAGCAGGTGCTGACCGCATTGCAGCGCAATCTGGACAAGGATCACGCCAAGACCAAGATCACCGAAGTGTCGGCGCTGGGCTTGGTGGAAATGACCCGCAAGCGCACCCGCGAGAGCCTGGAGCATATCCTGTGCGAGCCTTGCTCTACCTGCGGCGGCCGCGGTGTACTGAAAACCGCCGAATCGATCTGCCTGGAGATTTTCCGCGAAATCATCCGGGTGGTGCGGCAATACAGCGTGCAGCAGATTCTGGTGCTGGCTTCCGAGCAGGTGGTGGAAATGCTGCTGGACGAGGAAGCCGATATGCTGGCCGAGCTGGAAGTATTCCTGAAGGTCGCGATCAAAATTCGGGCCGAATCCGAATACAATCAGGAACATTACGACGTGGTTTTGTTGTAG
- a CDS encoding outer membrane protein assembly factor BamC has protein sequence MKAMLKNLVYGLPTLLLLGCADTSDRYRDIHQLEMPPVLPIEHTHTQPVVAPDDLKPRSSALADLMAFEDDGSKPVLTLKTRPERAWEMVATALKISNIEVLDKNREETRFQVKYDPDTGGKEESVLDVFFNNDYAEAEYIITLKEGVRGMVVNVALNKPDELEFGEDGSAELVRLLHKAIDEKIINRDRNKEEE, from the coding sequence ATGAAAGCTATGTTGAAAAACTTGGTTTACGGTTTGCCGACCTTGCTGTTGTTGGGTTGCGCGGATACCTCCGATCGATACCGCGACATCCACCAACTAGAAATGCCGCCAGTGTTGCCGATTGAGCACACGCATACCCAACCGGTAGTTGCCCCAGACGATCTCAAGCCCAGGTCATCGGCCTTGGCGGACCTGATGGCTTTTGAAGACGATGGCAGTAAACCGGTACTGACGCTGAAAACCCGTCCTGAACGGGCCTGGGAGATGGTAGCTACCGCACTCAAAATCAGCAATATTGAAGTGTTGGACAAAAACCGGGAAGAAACCCGCTTCCAGGTCAAATACGACCCCGATACCGGTGGCAAGGAAGAGAGCGTACTGGATGTGTTTTTCAACAATGACTACGCCGAAGCCGAATACATCATCACCCTTAAAGAAGGTGTCCGCGGCATGGTGGTGAATGTCGCGCTGAATAAGCCGGACGAACTTGAGTTTGGCGAAGATGGTTCCGCCGAGCTGGTGCGTCTGTTGCATAAAGCCATAGATGAAAAAATCATCAATCGCGACCGGAACAAAGAAGAGGAATAA
- the rlmH gene encoding 23S rRNA (pseudouridine(1915)-N(3))-methyltransferase RlmH, producing the protein MQIHLIAVGNKMPDWVRQGYNEYAKRLPRECELVLKEIAPDKRRGGDIARITKDEGERMLAALPARAHMVTLDIPGKPWTTPDLSKALERWLSYGQPVALMVGGPEGLSAEVRDMARESWSLSPLTFPHPLVRVIVAEQIYRAWSLLNNHPYHR; encoded by the coding sequence ATGCAAATCCATCTAATTGCGGTCGGCAACAAAATGCCGGACTGGGTGCGGCAAGGTTATAATGAATATGCTAAACGCCTGCCGCGCGAATGCGAGCTGGTGTTGAAGGAAATCGCCCCCGATAAGCGCCGTGGCGGCGACATTGCCCGTATCACCAAGGACGAAGGCGAACGCATGTTGGCGGCGCTACCCGCCCGTGCGCATATGGTGACGTTGGACATACCCGGCAAACCCTGGACTACGCCCGATTTGTCCAAAGCGCTGGAACGTTGGCTGAGTTATGGCCAGCCGGTGGCGTTGATGGTGGGCGGGCCGGAAGGATTGTCCGCCGAGGTAAGGGATATGGCGCGGGAATCCTGGAGCCTGTCCCCGCTGACTTTCCCCCACCCCCTGGTGCGAGTCATTGTGGCTGAACAAATCTATCGCGCCTGGAGTCTATTAAATAATCATCCTTATCACCGTTAA
- a CDS encoding complex I subunit 4 family protein yields the protein MAILSALLWTPALGALILVPVSGDRIGLIRILGNLITLSAFLLTCWLLMDFDAGNSAMQFGEFYPLNPKLGSAYALGVDGLSMPMLVLATLLTSIALLASYSITDGVKGYHICILLLEFGMLGVFMAQDWALFYIFWEVTLIPLFFLIGRWGGKRRHAASLNFVLYTMGGSVFMLLSLLAISQYDLEHQGSLMVSMGQAAQSMPVLEQVLVLLGFLLGFGVKMPIFPLHGWLPLAHVEAPSPVSILLSGILLKMGAYGLLRTVVMLPVAAKLIQPVLVFLALFGMIYGGLLAWRQRDLKAMVAYSSLSHMGVVLLGIAALNQTGFTGAILQMSAHGLIAGALFLLIGLLYERTHTRNIQDYSSLVQVMPRFAAFTTLTLLAAMGLPGSVGFIAELHTLIGGFQQWGGLMLFFSLGILISAAYAMRTIGLLFTGPVKPQMQRISDLKPVELMASGILVIGIVWFGLLPAPLIELSTATVGRMMAVIGERLP from the coding sequence ATGGCAATCTTAAGCGCACTGCTGTGGACCCCGGCGCTGGGGGCGCTAATATTGGTTCCGGTTTCCGGCGACCGTATTGGCCTAATCAGAATCCTCGGCAATTTGATCACCTTGAGTGCATTTTTACTGACTTGCTGGCTGCTGATGGACTTCGATGCCGGCAATAGCGCAATGCAATTCGGCGAATTCTATCCACTCAATCCCAAGCTGGGCAGCGCCTACGCACTGGGTGTCGATGGGCTGTCGATGCCCATGCTGGTATTGGCAACGTTATTGACTTCCATCGCTTTGCTGGCGTCGTATTCGATAACCGACGGGGTCAAGGGCTATCACATTTGCATTCTGCTGCTGGAATTCGGCATGCTCGGCGTGTTTATGGCGCAAGACTGGGCCTTGTTTTATATCTTTTGGGAAGTCACGCTAATCCCACTGTTTTTTCTGATCGGCCGCTGGGGCGGCAAGCGCCGGCACGCGGCCAGTTTGAATTTTGTGCTGTACACCATGGGCGGCTCGGTGTTCATGCTGCTCAGCCTATTGGCGATCAGTCAATACGATCTGGAGCATCAAGGCTCGTTGATGGTTTCGATGGGGCAAGCGGCGCAAAGCATGCCGGTGCTGGAACAAGTGCTGGTGTTACTGGGCTTTTTGCTGGGTTTCGGCGTGAAGATGCCGATATTCCCGCTGCACGGCTGGCTGCCGCTGGCGCACGTCGAAGCCCCCAGCCCGGTCAGCATACTGCTATCCGGCATACTGTTGAAGATGGGTGCCTACGGTTTGCTGCGCACGGTGGTGATGCTGCCGGTTGCGGCTAAATTGATTCAGCCTGTGCTGGTGTTTTTGGCTTTGTTCGGCATGATTTACGGCGGCTTGCTGGCCTGGCGCCAACGCGATCTGAAGGCCATGGTGGCTTATTCGTCGCTGAGCCACATGGGCGTGGTGCTGCTGGGCATCGCCGCCTTGAATCAGACCGGTTTTACCGGCGCCATTTTGCAAATGAGCGCGCACGGCCTGATTGCCGGCGCCTTGTTTCTGCTAATCGGCCTGCTGTACGAACGCACCCATACCCGCAATATTCAGGATTACAGTTCGCTGGTACAGGTGATGCCGCGCTTCGCCGCCTTCACCACGCTGACGTTGTTGGCGGCCATGGGCTTACCCGGCTCGGTCGGCTTTATCGCCGAACTGCATACGCTGATCGGCGGCTTTCAACAATGGGGCGGACTGATGCTGTTTTTTAGCCTCGGCATCCTAATCAGCGCCGCCTATGCCATGCGCACCATCGGCTTGTTGTTCACCGGTCCGGTCAAACCGCAGATGCAGCGCATCAGCGACCTGAAACCGGTCGAATTAATGGCTTCGGGCATCCTGGTGATCGGCATTGTCTGGTTCGGCTTGC
- a CDS encoding carbon-nitrogen hydrolase family protein, producing the protein MTICSAIQMASGPQVNANLLEAERQIAEAAKAGAKLVALPENFAIMGMNEYDKVNVRETDGDGPIQDFLASVAKKYAVWVVGGTLPMVANADRKVRASCLVYDDQGHRVARYDKVHLFDVSVPDTAEEYRESDSVEAGDQSCVIDTPFGRLGIAVCYDLRFPEFFRPMSRKGLDILVIPSAFTAKTGAAHWEVLLRARAIENLCYVIAPNQGGFHVNGRQTFGHSMIVDPWGVVLDCFKIGPGIVCADVDKSRLEKTRAAFPALEHRRYFCE; encoded by the coding sequence ATGACAATCTGTTCAGCCATACAGATGGCCTCGGGCCCGCAAGTCAATGCCAATCTTTTGGAAGCGGAGCGGCAAATTGCCGAAGCCGCCAAGGCCGGCGCCAAACTGGTCGCATTGCCGGAAAACTTCGCCATCATGGGTATGAACGAATACGATAAGGTCAATGTTCGGGAAACCGATGGCGATGGCCCGATTCAGGACTTTCTGGCCTCGGTGGCTAAAAAATACGCGGTCTGGGTGGTCGGTGGCACGCTGCCGATGGTCGCCAACGCGGACCGAAAAGTACGCGCCAGTTGCTTGGTTTACGACGATCAAGGCCATCGCGTGGCCCGGTATGATAAGGTGCATCTGTTCGATGTTAGTGTTCCGGATACCGCCGAAGAATACCGCGAATCCGATTCGGTGGAAGCCGGCGATCAATCTTGCGTGATCGATACGCCGTTTGGCCGTTTGGGCATCGCGGTTTGCTATGATTTGCGTTTTCCTGAGTTTTTCCGCCCTATGTCCCGCAAGGGCTTGGATATTTTGGTGATTCCATCGGCATTTACCGCCAAAACCGGCGCGGCGCATTGGGAAGTTTTGTTACGCGCGCGGGCGATCGAAAACCTGTGTTACGTAATTGCACCCAATCAAGGCGGTTTTCATGTCAATGGCCGGCAAACCTTCGGCCACAGCATGATTGTCGATCCCTGGGGAGTCGTGCTGGATTGTTTTAAAATCGGGCCAGGCATTGTTTGCGCCGATGTGGATAAAAGCCGGCTTGAAAAGACTCGTGCCGCCTTCCCGGCTCTTGAACACCGCCGGTATTTTTGCGAATGA